The Octopus sinensis linkage group LG9, ASM634580v1, whole genome shotgun sequence genomic sequence TTCACTTCTCTTTTCATTCACTTTTTACTTCTGTACTGCAATGCTTCAAGTAAACTACAAcgctcttacatatatatatacacacacacacacacgcgcgcgcgcgcgcgcgcgtgtgtgtggttaTAATCGTGTAATTAGCGTATCGGACATTGTATACGTTCTAAAACTTTTAAAGGTCATATTCATATAAGAAGTAAATGATGCATAGATAGGAAACCTTTTCTGAAAGTATTTGAACTGCTGCTGGCCTACAGTAGTTTGTGGAAAAGTAGAACAAGAACTGTACATAAATAATGCGCGAACCCGCTCCATTGACTCTTCGTCTGAGATATCTCGAGCCTAAAGCTCCGGCACTTAAAAGTCTTACTTTATAACTGAGACATTGTAATATGAAATAAACTACGGGTGACGTCTGCTGTTAATTGCTTCACTTCGGACGAGCACTAGCTCAAACTTCCTGAATTGTATCTCATGGCAACATTTATccatgaaaatggaaaatattacGCACACAGTGGCAAAacgaaatacatgcatacatacatacctacatagatacatacatacatatatataatatatatatatatatatatatatatatatatatatatatatatatatatatatatgaaatttacagaaaaacaacgaCGAAGTCAGGTGTATAAACAATACGCagctgtattagtttgacgctcgggaaggtgagaaagcgttttacgtttcgagcttacatTCTTCAAccgaaaggaacacgagaaaataaacagagaataaaaaacttgtggagttaacgtcaatatatacacacacatatacacatgtacatatgtgtgtgtgtgtatacacggttatatatataaatatatatatatatacatactcgtgaGTCAATATGGTTTGGTGACATATTTCATGCTTTCGCTAGCAGTTTTCGGTATCTCTGTTCTGGAGAGAAAAGACAGACAAGCTCACATCCCCCTCGCCCTTAATTCACCAGAATAGTCAGAatgtgacagacagacatatactgACATATCAGTATGCACACAAAACGATCCTCACAGATATGTGACTATTCAACAAGCTGATTCGCTGTCtcatttctctctattttcccCAGTTAATGGCTTTTCTTCTAACGGAGTTTCCTCTTACGGCTTTTGCTCCTCGAATCCGGCCTCGCTCACGCCAACCTCTGTCGGGCTTTCTCATCCTACTTACCTTTCTCTTGTCATCAGCCTCGTTGTGTCTAGACTAATGTGTTTAGACTAATATAAGCGTTGATATATTTGGATTCATCTTGTTAGAGTTTCAGCATTTCGACCTTTATACCCCCTGCTTTTTTCAGATGACTGCCATGTTGGGTAAAGTCTTCGGATTTTCGAGTTGAATCCTTTATTGAACACGGCAGATACCTGAAGAAGACCAGGGTGTAGAGCAGCCGAAAATTTGTAGCTTTAACATCCAGAATATGAGCACTAGATCGAAAGTATCCGTATAAAATACGATTTCCTTATCGCAGGAAGTCTTACTGAATAATTTCCAGTTAAGATATTTcgggttttatatattttttagttgttAGATACCATCATTTTTACTTTaagaatttaaagaataaaagattgaaGAGTATATAGCGGTATTTTCAAACccattagtgaaaaaaaaaacatctcttaGACAAAGATTTATCTAGAAAAGTCAGAATCCCATACGTAGCATATAATCTTATTCAAATTCACGGACTCCTCTTTATAGTTTTTGCTCATACAGGCCACCACTATttttcctgtgtatgtgtgtggtgtgtgtgtgtgtgtgtgtgtgtgtgtggtgtgtgtgtacgtgtgtacgttgtagtcgtagtagtagtagtagtaatagtagtagtagtactagtaatagtagtagtagtagtagtagtagcagcagcagcagcagtagcagtagcagcagcagtagcagcagcagcagtagcagcagcagcagcaggagcagtagtagtagtagtagtagtagtagtgttagtagtagtagtagtgttagtagtagtagtagtagtagtagtagctgtagtagtaatagtagtagtagtagtagcttgcAGTTTATGTTCCGTCATAAACACAGAGAGACGGATTTGTTCATTATCCATccatttgtaaatattcttttattctcaatATTCCAAAAGCtaacatttttaaagaaattgtGTTTCAGTCTAAGAATAGACTTCCCATCTAAATGCCGAATTCTGAATAATGCTTTgtgatgtaaaatataatattgttatGTAATCTTAAACTTGCAGCCAATAATTGTAATCCCAGGTCACAATAATCGTGCTTGTAAAATAAACACAGCATTTCTATTTATAATGTAAGCGCAAAATTGATAATACAAATGTACGTatcagtattttttttatcatcacaTTTAAACAGAGCATTCTTTTTATGTACACTGCACACATCGGACTGGACAATGGAGCAATgctatgaagaagaaaaaaaaggagagaataaatgaatgatcaaaaagaatgaaagactgaaagaagaagaaagaaggcgCGCGGACAAAATAGTCACTCTACATAAACTACATTACATTTCACATGGACGAACAAGTTGTTTTCAAAATACACAAGAACTTTATATCTTATATCTCAATATTTCAAGTGTTCAACAAAAGacagataattatttatttcttcatatatttatatatttcgtcaACAGGCCAATCATTGCATTTACGATGGTGAACGTGTGAAGGGTGTGTCTGTACAACACGGGTGATCATATATCATACAAGAAATTTTCGAAAGCACCGACTCATCAATTCTCTTGATTCTGCTTACATCTTTCACCGATATGCAGCACTAGtgctacacgcatacatacgtacatacatacatgcatgcatacatatatgatggctgccccctcgttatcgagtatagccattgcacgaagcttaactgttattggtgctgtgatcgaatgtgactttttagcccagctaaaggtCTACAATGACTTGTACAGAATTGgtagctaaaacctttaccggcaatagccggctgtagttgtaactgggcttcatgtacctttgcatacatacatgcatacatacatacatacatatatacatacatacatacatgcatcatgcatTCGCACATGCCGGTAACGATCaaacatttgtataaatacacataaccaGCAATGAAGCACAGACACGCGAGTGCGCTTGTGCACTGAAGTGACATGGACATGCGTTATATGAATGcaggattatatatacacacattcgtttTTTCACACACCAATATTCATATTCACGGCCTTAAGAGCAGTTTTGAGATAAACGAAGGCAccttgtcactttgttagtgaCAGGCTTGAGTTGTACAGAAgtggaaagaattaaagaattcttaaagaactacacacatacaaacattcatacaatatatccatccatccatccatccatccatccatccatcctccatccatccatccatccatccatccatacatacatacatatatacatacatacatatacatacatatatatatatattatatatatatatatatagatatatatatatatatactatatacacacaaacaaagtacccacactcagatacacacatacacaacatgcttccacacagtttccgtcaacaaaattCGCTTACCAGTGTTTGGTCAATCCCTTCCAATAATAGGCGGCACTTTCTGTAAGATACTGCACAGTAGACTCGAGTATAGATTCTCGGGGCTGCGAAATAAACTTGTGAACTACATAACCTTGCCTTTATGATACAGCTATAATTGTGAAAGCCTCTTATAAACACGGTCTGGCAACATCGTAATATCGTTTTTGTTCCTTtatcttctgtctttctcttcggCGTCTTTATTTCCTAAGTACAAATCCTGCTttctggttgataaaataaagtaccagtcaagtgtcGAAGGTCGATGTAACCAAACTAATCCCCACCAAGTTTCATGTCTTGTGTCTCAATCAGAAACgattataagcataattaatgATACTAAACGattattgttgtttaaattaATGGACTCCCGAACTCCTCAGATGTTGTTATATCCTCTTTTTAATGTTAACATTTAGTTGCTATTGCGTAAAAGACTCCGTCTTAAAGTTATCACAACAAAGGGAATCCATTACTTATCAATGCTAAACAAAAAGGAACATAAACTACGAtgctatatatgtgagtatgcgcGCAGGCGTGCgaacgtgcgtgtgagtgtgcgtgtgtgtatgtgtgtgtttgtgtgtgtgtgttcgtgtgcgtgtgttgtgctcTTAAAGTACTAGCTTGAGTTTTTCCATAATGTTATTGATTTAGCTTCTTTTCACaactcagatcaagtcacttgacAAGTGAGTCAAACCAGTAAtgatctttttacttttttaatagaTGCGGAAAGCTTTGCCTGTACGAACGAGTCTGTGATACAGAAATAAATCAATGGAGTAAAATAttcgattgattttttttttttgttatcatggTCGTTTCATTTCTGATATCGatatgttatattgttatattacgaTTTAAAACTTACGTCATGTGAGCCTTATTTGAAAGACAACTTAAATATAGTTACGGAATGTAACTGCTATACTGAGCAGGTCTAGTGGGTGACTTTTAGAAAAGTATTTGTGAATTAAACATGACAGAAAATTGTGAAAACGAAATCAGAATTTTCAtatgatgtatttatatttttatgcttgaataaggcggcgagctggcagaaatgttagcacgcctggcgaaatgcttagtcgtatttcgtctgcggttacgttctgagttcaaattccaccgaggtcaactttgcctttcatcctttcgggtcgattaaataagtaccagttaagaactgGGATTGATGCAAGTGACTTACTCTTTCCCccgaaattactagccttgtgtcaaaatatgaaaccaatattttacggCGGAATATTACTAATACAAATGAAACCAGAGGTCGTGAACTAGAACATACCATAAACAACAAGACAAACTGAATTTgtactttttaaaataaatcaaaatctgTTAGTAAATAGTGCTAGTTATGTGTTCATTTTTAAAGATATGATTTATATTGAAAAGCATATGGAATTAGTGGTAATTCAACTCGAGTCAAAGATGTTCGTCTTGCACATTTGCAGAAAACCTAAGTTCATATTATCCAAAGAGTTTTATTCGAAGAAGTTATGGCTGTTATTTGAAAGCGAATTAGCTGTTCTTCCAAGTAGGTTTAGCAATCACATAGGGGTTCCTTTGTCGTTGATCTGATGACCTTCTCATAACATGCCGTCATGGATATGATCATTATAGTATTCCATAGTGCTGGTCTTGGTGTTAAGGGAAGGCACTTGAGACTTAGATGCAATTCTAGACAGAAACATGTCTTGCTCATAAGCGAAAAACCAAATCTCTTTGATTGGATTTTGCCAATTCTAGGAATATGAGGCTTCAGAATAGATTGTAGATGTTGTTTAGTTCTAGATCAGGTTTGATCTAGCATTGGATAAAAGGTTTCATCAAAGGCATTGGAGCCTCGATTATTCCATCTTTACCCATTTTTTAAAGTACAGTGTATCTCGGAGTACATTACccaatgtttttcttctttttaaaatgCCTGCAGAatatgatttgaaagaaaaacaaaaagagattCATAAAGGTACTAAACTCCGAAAAGCAGTTACCAATGACCGTAGTGCACCAGTAGTTGGCAAGAAATCAAATGATAGCTTACCACGAGGTGGTGGAGGTTTTCCTCCAAACAATATTGGAGGCATGGCTGGCGAGTTATTCCCTggagaaataccaaaattacaaaacaaaggtcAAAAACAGAGAATACCAGCAAGTATTTCATCTCGAAAACCGGTGCGCTTACCAAATGGACCTACCAATCAGACTGATTTCAGGTCTCAACTCAATAAAAATGTATCAAACTGTGGCTCGGTAATCAATGATAACAAGACTTTGCCACAACGGAACGTACCTGCAACTTGTAAATCTCAGCCTCCAACTCCTCATTTTGTAAACACTAGCAAtgacatcaataacaacatcaccaacaataaCCATTCTGTTAATGTTAATACAACCCGCAGCCCATCGCAACACACTGCTGGTAGCATTGCAATGAACGTTGGTGGAGGACGTCGGATGCCAGGAGCACATCCACCGCCACCCCCAGGTCGTCCTCCCTCTCTACTCAACAACTGAACACCATATAAAAACCGGCCATGCAGCATGATTATCTTCTTCCTCCTCGTTCTCCTCTTCAAGCTTTCCCTTAAACCGAGCCcagcctccactaccaccacccacacGAGGTCCACTTCTCCTTCCTGAAATGGTAGCCAGTAGCAGTGGAACACAACCAAGGTCAAAACCTCCAGCTCAGAggcctcctcctccatctcctacAAAACAACCTGCAGGCCCTTTTCGGTTAATGACCCAAAGTCAAGAAGGCCCAAGTCCTCCACAGCGAACAAGTATTCTTAGTTCGAGTAGCAACTAAGTTCGAGTAGCATGAGGGAGAggaaagatttggttgttatttctagcacatcaagTAACCATGTGGAGGCTTTTTGAGGCTACTAGCAAGgtcatttattgtattttagtCGCGAAAATCTTCGTTCATTGACTGATAGTGTTCTATGTTTTTGTTAATGCAAAAAATACGAGGCTCAAAATAGGCTGTTGTcgttattatatagtatatagtatatatagaatagtatattatattatatataggctgTCGTCAAAATAGGCTGTTGCTTAACCCAATATGTCCTTATTAATAAAACACCatgtaaagtgtgatttgagagatttttcgatttatatttattgcatacCGAGCTGCCATGTAGAGGCATATGGTGGTTACTAAAAAGGTGGTTCACAGTAATCTAAGTCAATGAACTATTCTTTCGTTCATGGCCATTGTTCAGAGTATTAAAGTACTTTGTTGGTATCACGAACATAGCATTCAATGAAGAACATCTTTGGAACTCAGCTAGTTCAGTAGTTTTTAAGCAAATACTGGCATACCCGGCACGAAAGGAAGCATTTAGCACCGACCTACATACCCAATTCATGAGTAAAATTAACTTTTTGAAGTTACATTCTAAAACAGCACgctactttttgaaaattttggtttGCTTTTTGGGAAACAGAGCTGGTAGCCCCGCTGTCAGTTATTATAGTATTTCTCACGGGCTGCGATCTATGACGATTGAAAAGCGGGCGGACAAATTACTTTGCTTGATAAAAATTAAACTTGTAAGTTTTTAGAtggtttttaaatgtcttttttaaacgattttaagtttttaaattttgtcgAACTCCATTGCAAAGAATAAAGTACTTATATGGATATAAACTATTTTATCTTCTCATTAATGAAGAGGGAAGCGAGGAGTGACTTAAATAGTTTCAGATATATTTGGAGAAGCAATTAGTTGAAAAATTGCTCAGTAAGTATAGCTGCAAAGAGGTACTTGAACACTCACTGAACAATGGCCGCGAACGTTCAAAAACCTcttttaataaaatacaataaaccaTCTTGTTTGAAGCCACGGGAAACTTCTAACTTCTCAATGAGGATGTTAGCGCCCTCAAATGGGAGCTGGGCATTCGAAAGGGTGTTAGGTTTTAGAGGATAAGGTAATATAATTAACATACTAAATTTTACCTATGatagtaattatataaaatatgacaaAACCAGTAatagttataaaaagaaaattagatcTCATCGGGTATAGGGAAGTCTTTATTAATTACTtttgtctttattaattttttttatcatttcacttataaaagcttatacaatccatttttagagtaaaatttataaattaccaTCGATCTTGAGTTAGTTTAGTCGCTAAGTGGGTGAGTTCTAGGAATAATAAAAAACTTAAAGAGGGGAgtaccgaaaaaaaaaaagatgattaagAACCACTACTCTACGTGATAGCTGGACGCTGTAGAAATAACTAAAATAtctctaaaattatattttactgaaTTTGTTTTAATAGGAAGAACGTATTGGATAATGTAAGCAATACctgataaaaaaaaggaagattgaATGTTCGAGGCTCAGATCAGAAATTTGTTTATTATAAGTTTGGCAGATGAAGCCCGATCTCAggttaacaactacaacaataacatcaacagcaacaacaacgactcaTATTCTCGACATTGGCAAAACCGCATCAAAAAGATTTGGCTTTTAATTCAGAGGAGAGAAATATTTCTATCCAGAAACTCTTTCAAGTGTTTAGCACTTCCCCTTCCCACCATGACCAGCACTTAAGAATGTTATACTGATTATATTCTTAGACAACGTATCTCATTCCGTCACTATATTTAAGACTAATTTCAGTGGAATGCTACAAGATCGATAACAACTATGGGCGTCTAAGTGGAAGcttaaccagctagaaataacaacgaaatattcttcaaatcacacccttatCTTCCTGGAAAATGAGACTGGATGCTGTGTACTTGGGTTCTCTGCATATTGAAAAAGAGACGACTAAATATCAATGAACTGGTTTTTCAGTTTCTACTTCTTCCATCACAACTAGAACGCCCTTCCCCTTGAAGAGCTTGGTATGTATCACCTCCAACCAGGACCATTTTACACAATCATTTTCCCGTTTCTCTTCAACCTTGCAGTGTTTCAATGAGCGGAAATAAAGTCATATGTAACGAATAAAAATGGCACTGAAAAAGTTACAATTcaggaaaaataggaaaaaaaggggaaagaatCAGGAAAAGAAATGTCACATTTCATTTAAATAGCGTTAGTAAATAGTAAAGATATTTggataaataatatttacttcgCTTATTAACTGACAATGCATA encodes the following:
- the LOC115215489 gene encoding WAS/WASL-interacting protein family member 1-like, with the protein product MPAEYDLKEKQKEIHKGTKLRKAVTNDRSAPVVGKKSNDSLPRGGGGFPPNNIGGMAGELFPGEIPKLQNKGQKQRIPASISSRKPVRLPNGPTNQTDFRSQLNKNVSNCGSVINDNKTLPQRNVPATCKSQPPTPHFVNTSNDINNNITNNNHSVNVNTTRSPSQHTAGSIAMNVGGGRRMPGAHPPPPPGRPPSLLNN